Proteins encoded within one genomic window of Gallus gallus isolate bGalGal1 chromosome 1, bGalGal1.mat.broiler.GRCg7b, whole genome shotgun sequence:
- the FHL2 gene encoding four and a half LIM domains protein 2 isoform X2: protein MPGTRKMEYKGNSWHETCFICYRCQQPIGTKSFIPKDNQNFCVPCYEKQFAMQCVQCKKAITTGGVTYREQPWHKECFVCTGCKKQLSGQRFTSRDEFAYCLSCFCNLYAKKCAGCTNPISGLGGTKYISFEERQWHNDCFNCKKCSLSLVGRGFLTERDDILCPECGKDI from the exons ATGCCAG GTACTCGGAAGATGGAATACAAAGGCAACAGCTGGCACGAGACCTGCTTTATCTGCTACCGCTGCCAGCAACCAATTGGGACAAAGAGTTTCATTCCTAAAGACAATCAAAATTTTTGTGTTCCCTGCTATGAAAAGCAGTTTGCCATGCAGTGCGTCCAGTGCAAGAAG GCTATCACTACAGGAGGTGTGACTTACCGGGAGCAGCCTTGGCATAAGGAGTGCTTTGTCTGTACTGGATGCAAGAAGCAGTTGTCTGGACAACGCTTTACCTCCCGGGATGAGTTTGCATATTGCCTGAGTTGCTTCTGCAATCTCTATGCCAAAAAGTGTGCTGGATGCACAAACCCAATCAGTG GTCTCGGAGGAACCAAGTACATCTCATTCGAAGAGCGGCAGTGGCACAATGATTGCTTTAATTGTAAGAAGTGTTCTCTCTCATTAGTAGGCCGTGGCTTCCTTACAGAAAGGGATGACATCCTCTGCCCTGAATGTGGAAAGGATATCTAA